Proteins encoded in a region of the Manduca sexta isolate Smith_Timp_Sample1 unplaced genomic scaffold, JHU_Msex_v1.0 HiC_scaffold_106, whole genome shotgun sequence genome:
- the LOC115455626 gene encoding ceramide synthase → ISIKRGSGLTALGLVYFMSLFELLNVCALFTGAGARFRRKYRLSAGDVLDITNKLVSAVQAALSVLTGAVVCAWSCTRDFMRSSHYMSEAYAWFGAAYFFYDIWSMYMVHVQMIANPDAKKDKTHQTEKPEKPEKVEKQICKNGEGLLSSGDGQVTEGPGEARVGSGVTKPTFAQYCRHEPVILMHHLFIGGFGFLVIVYFRGSFGDCTFGFVYLMELSTPFVSARGILSRLRLKASRAYLLNGLLMLATFFVCRVASLPYVCLMYSRELGLPYFEAIKSLPTGCKVSICILLLPQLYWFYLMSAGALKMFLGSAKPKSANSLNCNKSAGDAERVDRADAAELADKRS, encoded by the exons GATCTCGATAAAGCGCGGCAGCGGTCTCACCGCTCTCGGTCTGGTGTACTTCATGAGCTTGTTCGAGCTGCTGAACGTGTGCGCGCTGTTCACCGGCGCGGGCGCACGCTTCCGCCGCAAGTACCGGCTCAGCGCGGGCGACGTGCTCGACATCACTAACAA GTTGGTGTCGGCAGTGCAGGCGGCGCTGTCGGTGCTGACGGGCGCGGTAGTGTGCGCGTGGTCGTGCACGCGGGACTTCATGCGCTCCTCCCACTACATGTCCGAGGCCTACGCGTGGTTCGGCGCCGCCTACTTCTTCTACGACATATGGTCTATGTACATG GTACACGTCCAAATGATAGCCAATCCAGACGCTAAAAAAGACAAGACCCATCAAACAGAGAAACCAGAAAAACCGGAGAAGGTGGAGAAGCAGATCTGTAAGAATGGCGAGGGGCTGCTCTCGTCAGGGGACGGGCAGGTCACAGAGGGTCCAGGCGAGGCGCGGGTGGGTTCAGGAGTCACGAAGCCAACGTTCGCGCAATACTGCAGGCACGAGCCTGTTATATTGATGCACCATCTGTTTATAGGCGGGTTCGGGTTCCTTGTTATTGTG TACTTCCGTGGTTCGTTCGGCGACTGCACGTTCGGGTTCGTGTACCTGATGGAGCTGTCGACGCCGTTCGTGTCGGCGCGCGGCATCCTCTCGCGGCTGCGGCTGAAGGCGTCGCGCGCCTACCTGCTCAACGGCCTGCTCATGCTCGCCACGTTCTTCGTGTGCCGCGTGGCCAGTCTGCCCTACGTGTGCCTCATGTACAGCCGCGAGCTCGGCCTGCCTTACTTCGAG GCAATAAAATCTCTCCCGACCGGCTGCAAAGTATCTATCTGCATCCTCCTGTTACCCCAGCTGTACTGGTTCTACCTGATGAGCGCGGGCGCACTGAAGATGTTCCTCGGCTCGGCCAAGCCCAAGAGCGCCAACTCGCTGAACTGCAACAAGTCCGCCGGCGACGCCGAGCGAGTGGACCGCGCCGACGCGGCCGAGCTCGCCGACAAGCGCAGTTGA